One Prevotella melaninogenica DNA window includes the following coding sequences:
- a CDS encoding restriction endonuclease subunit S has product METIRFDDFIRLNRGFDLPDYKIEKGEYPVITSTNIKAFHKEYKVEGPMVVTGRSGSLGKVQYIEGRCWPLNTSLYVKDYKGNFPRYVYYFLQMMHLEQYNTGAGVPTLNQNHLHSLKIKIHEKKLQQKIASILSSYDRLIENNTRRIRLLEQMAENLYKEWFVRFRFPKHENVEMVNGLPKGWKRIKLIKNIKTSSGGTPSRNKGEYYKNGTIPWIKTGELQDCILINTEECITEDAVNNSSAKLFPKGTLLMAMYGVNVGKLGISEIEATCNQACCVFTPKHIDYKYYLFHYLKSIREYLLSISFGAAQQNLSQELIKSIRVLFPDEETNISFVKKVQPLFKEISIIQQQNQLLTRQRDLLLPRLMSGKLEVKS; this is encoded by the coding sequence ATGGAAACGATTCGATTCGATGATTTTATCAGACTTAACCGTGGATTTGATTTACCAGATTATAAGATAGAAAAGGGAGAATATCCTGTAATAACATCTACCAATATAAAAGCCTTTCATAAAGAATATAAAGTGGAAGGTCCTATGGTTGTTACTGGACGTTCAGGAAGTTTAGGTAAAGTTCAATATATAGAGGGAAGATGCTGGCCTCTAAATACGTCCTTATATGTTAAAGACTATAAGGGGAATTTTCCAAGATATGTGTATTACTTCTTACAAATGATGCATTTAGAACAATATAATACTGGAGCAGGTGTACCTACACTGAATCAAAATCACTTACATTCTCTTAAGATTAAAATACATGAAAAAAAGCTTCAACAGAAGATAGCCTCTATCCTCTCCTCCTATGACCGTCTTATCGAGAACAACACTCGTCGTATCCGTCTGTTAGAACAGATGGCAGAGAACCTTTATAAAGAGTGGTTCGTCCGTTTCCGATTCCCTAAACACGAGAATGTAGAAATGGTTAATGGATTGCCTAAAGGATGGAAAAGAATAAAGTTAATAAAAAACATCAAAACATCATCTGGTGGAACACCAAGTCGAAATAAAGGTGAATACTATAAGAATGGTACTATTCCTTGGATAAAAACAGGAGAACTGCAAGATTGTATCCTTATAAACACAGAGGAATGTATCACAGAAGATGCTGTTAACAATTCCTCAGCTAAACTATTCCCCAAAGGTACTCTACTTATGGCAATGTATGGAGTTAATGTTGGTAAATTAGGAATATCAGAAATTGAAGCTACATGCAATCAAGCGTGTTGTGTATTTACACCAAAACATATCGACTATAAATATTACCTCTTTCACTATTTGAAGTCTATTAGAGAATACTTATTATCTATTAGCTTTGGTGCTGCTCAACAAAACTTAAGTCAAGAACTAATTAAGTCTATTAGAGTTTTATTTCCCGACGAGGAGACTAACATTTCATTCGTTAAAAAAGTACAACCTCTATTCAAAGAAATAAGTATCATTCAACAGCAAAACCAACTCCTCACTCGCCAGCGTGACCTTCTCCTTCCCCGTTTGATGAGTGGCAAACTTGAAGTAAAATCTTAA
- a CDS encoding class I SAM-dependent DNA methyltransferase, with amino-acid sequence MTSTELKDLESRLWQSADMLRAGAHLAANKYSQPILGLIFLRYADVLFKQHKEEIDAAYNEYKGTRMERSYKDIAIEKCGFFLPECAYFDYLNDAPDDAQKALLVKAAMEAIEQENPRMDGVLPKEVYGQLVPEEEPELLSRIVRVFKDIPENISIDIFGQIYEYFLGNFALAEGQGGGAFYTPASVVQYMVEVLQPATGDKKFLDPACGSGGMFVQAARYMHRHNATNEQMMNFRCYGVEKEPDTVKLAKMNLLLNNVRGEITEANSFYSDPYNAVGQFDYVMANPPFNVDEVVVERVTDDARFNTYGIPRNKTKSAKKASDKKETVPNANYLWIGYFATALNEQGKAALVMANSASDAGGSELEIRKKMIEDGIISQMVTLPSNMFSTVTLPATLWFFNKQRPKKDEILFVDARNIFTQVDRAHRKFSEEQVKNLGIISRLYEGDSDAFWALVDEYKAEDKQREADWLLERWPDGKYQDIVGLCKVAKLEGEDGIIDNDYSLNAGRYVGVVIEDDGMTEEEFRTEMLSLNSEFAKLSAEAKDLESEIEKNLKELLG; translated from the coding sequence ATGACAAGTACCGAACTTAAAGACCTCGAAAGCCGACTATGGCAATCTGCCGACATGTTACGTGCTGGCGCACACCTTGCAGCCAACAAGTATAGTCAGCCTATCCTTGGACTTATCTTCCTCCGCTATGCCGATGTGCTTTTTAAGCAGCATAAAGAGGAGATTGATGCAGCCTATAACGAGTATAAGGGCACACGCATGGAACGTAGCTATAAGGACATAGCCATTGAGAAGTGTGGTTTCTTCCTGCCCGAATGTGCTTATTTTGATTATCTCAATGATGCCCCCGACGATGCCCAAAAGGCGTTGTTAGTAAAGGCTGCTATGGAGGCGATTGAGCAGGAGAACCCTCGTATGGATGGTGTTCTTCCAAAGGAGGTCTACGGACAGTTAGTGCCTGAGGAGGAACCTGAACTCTTGAGTCGCATCGTACGTGTGTTCAAAGACATTCCAGAAAACATCAGTATTGACATCTTCGGACAGATTTACGAATACTTCCTTGGCAACTTCGCCCTTGCTGAAGGTCAGGGAGGAGGAGCCTTCTATACCCCTGCCAGTGTCGTACAGTATATGGTTGAGGTCTTACAGCCAGCCACTGGCGACAAGAAGTTTCTTGACCCAGCCTGCGGTTCGGGCGGTATGTTCGTTCAGGCGGCACGCTATATGCACCGCCACAATGCCACTAACGAACAGATGATGAACTTCCGTTGCTATGGCGTGGAGAAAGAGCCTGACACGGTAAAGTTAGCAAAGATGAACCTTCTACTCAACAATGTGCGTGGCGAGATTACGGAGGCTAACTCTTTCTATAGCGATCCTTACAATGCCGTTGGACAGTTCGATTATGTCATGGCTAACCCTCCGTTTAATGTCGATGAGGTAGTCGTTGAGAGGGTGACAGACGATGCACGCTTTAACACCTATGGTATACCTCGCAACAAAACAAAGTCTGCCAAGAAGGCTTCTGACAAGAAAGAGACCGTACCTAATGCCAACTACCTATGGATTGGCTACTTTGCCACAGCCCTCAACGAGCAAGGTAAGGCAGCACTTGTCATGGCAAACTCTGCCAGCGATGCAGGAGGCAGCGAACTGGAGATACGTAAGAAGATGATTGAGGACGGCATCATCAGTCAGATGGTGACCCTCCCCAGCAATATGTTCTCTACCGTGACCCTCCCTGCCACACTTTGGTTCTTTAATAAGCAGCGACCAAAGAAAGACGAAATACTCTTTGTCGATGCTCGTAACATCTTTACACAGGTAGACCGTGCACACCGTAAGTTCTCTGAAGAGCAGGTAAAAAACCTCGGAATCATCTCACGTCTTTACGAGGGCGACAGCGATGCTTTCTGGGCATTGGTCGATGAGTATAAGGCAGAAGACAAGCAACGCGAAGCAGACTGGCTTTTAGAGCGCTGGCCAGACGGCAAATATCAAGACATTGTCGGTCTGTGCAAGGTAGCGAAACTTGAAGGCGAAGATGGCATCATCGACAACGATTATAGTCTTAACGCAGGACGATATGTGGGCGTAGTGATTGAAGACGACGGAATGACCGAAGAGGAATTCCGCACCGAAATGCTATCGCTAAACTCGGAGTTTGCAAAGCTATCCGCTGAAGCTAAAGACTTGGAGAGTGAGATTGAGAAGAACTTAAAGGAGTTGTTGGGGTAA
- a CDS encoding Abi family protein — protein sequence MKTAISVNDQIQKLRTRGMTIDAEQEEKVREALLDIGYYRMGCYWFPFEVMPTRGKPRNHIFINGTIFEHAIKLYYFDFDLRNILLRYISRIEVNFRTTVIYLVSNKYKNIPCWYKDNSVVNDSLLKSRTYKGILKNIRKETLINQHYTKYKTDAPAWKELEFMPFGTIINLYDNLKDQHLKCDIAKVYGISKPTVFSNYINTVRRLRNCCAHGKVLFDLSLPEAISKGPLGDLGGRKTMLSGAYLVFRYFLLKISKNRVIEMEAKLQEAYNSIPYQCVKDVILHNSGLEEEEINKKS from the coding sequence GTGAAAACAGCAATATCAGTTAACGATCAGATTCAAAAGTTACGTACTCGTGGTATGACTATTGATGCCGAACAAGAAGAAAAAGTAAGGGAAGCATTACTTGATATAGGTTATTATCGTATGGGCTGTTATTGGTTTCCATTTGAAGTTATGCCAACCAGGGGGAAACCTCGTAACCATATATTCATAAATGGAACTATTTTCGAACATGCAATAAAACTATATTATTTCGATTTTGACCTACGAAATATTCTGCTACGATACATCAGTCGCATAGAGGTGAATTTTAGAACCACTGTTATTTATCTTGTATCAAACAAATACAAAAACATACCATGTTGGTATAAAGATAATAGCGTCGTAAATGATTCACTCTTAAAAAGTCGTACATATAAGGGAATCCTTAAGAATATTAGGAAAGAAACACTGATTAATCAACATTATACCAAGTACAAAACCGATGCTCCGGCATGGAAAGAACTTGAGTTTATGCCCTTTGGTACAATAATCAATCTATACGATAATCTGAAAGATCAGCATCTAAAATGTGATATTGCTAAAGTGTATGGTATCTCAAAACCTACGGTCTTTTCTAATTATATAAATACGGTCAGACGCCTACGCAATTGCTGCGCACACGGAAAAGTACTATTCGACCTTAGCTTACCTGAAGCTATAAGTAAAGGTCCTTTGGGTGATTTAGGTGGACGTAAAACAATGCTATCAGGTGCATATCTGGTTTTCAGATATTTTCTACTGAAAATATCTAAAAACAGAGTAATAGAGATGGAAGCTAAGTTGCAAGAAGCCTATAATAGTATTCCGTATCAATGTGTCAAAGACGTTATACTGCACAATTCAGGATTAGAAGAAGAAGAAATAAACAAAAAAAGTTAA